The Streptomyces sp. cg36 genomic interval AGCGTCTTGGCTCCTGGCACGCCGGGCAGCAGGAGGTCGGACAGATTGACGGTGCAGGTCACGGTCACAGTGATGGTGCCGACTTGCCCCACGGGCACGGCGAGACCCCCGGTGTTGACGGTGACGTCGGTCGACGCGCACGTGATGCCCTGGTCGTCCAGGGATTCGGCGGCCGCGGACTGTGCGGCGCTCTGGGCGGAGGCCATGGTGCGGTGGATGGATGCCTCTCTCGCCGCGTCCTGGGCGGCGGCGTCGATTTTCGCGCCGGAGGTGACGATCCGGCCGCCCGCGATCGCCAGGCACAGGAACATGATCAGCGACGGGAGGATGATGGCCGCCTCGATCGCGGCACTGCCTTCATCACCGCGAAGTCCGCGTCTGCGGGCAGCCTGCAGCGACACGCACGCCGACACGTCAGTTCGCGAACTCGCGCCTGCCGGGGACCGTTTCACGGGCCACCCCCACCCGGGTTTGCGCC includes:
- a CDS encoding TadE family protein codes for the protein MSLQAARRRGLRGDEGSAAIEAAIILPSLIMFLCLAIAGGRIVTSGAKIDAAAQDAAREASIHRTMASAQSAAQSAAAESLDDQGITCASTDVTVNTGGLAVPVGQVGTITVTVTCTVNLSDLLLPGVPGAKTLTSTATSVVDRYRQRALGFANSEVPVSGNRSMDGRYE